GCCTTGTATGAATTCTTTGAGTTTTTCTGATGGTGATATTGTAATAGCGTTTTTTAGAGCAGTTATTGTATCTACTCCCATCATGCTTATCTCTGTGGTGATTTTTTTTGCTTCTTTCTGTATCTCACCATACAAATCCACTGCGGCTAGTGCTTCGAATATTTCCGCTGGTGATATGCCTGCTACTGACATGGTGTTTATAAAATTCGTCGCATAAGGTAGGTGTCTATCTATGTTTTTTGCTCGTGTTTTTGCTTTTGATGACGGCATCCCGATGTAATAAACACCTATCAATATGGGTGTTATAGATGATATGATTAGCATAAGTAGTGATGTTATCTGGTTTGGGACTAAGAGGTATAGTATTAATGTTGGTACAAATGATGATATGAAACCTATTAGTATGTTCATTAAAACCATAGAGTAGTATTCCTGGTAGACCATACTTATGTCTGCTCTTTCTAGTAGATTGTTTTTACTGGTTTTACTTATATTGAGTTTTTCAAATATCCTTGAGAACAAACGTCTACATAGCCTGGAGTAGTTTGTGGATTTCACTTTTTCATTTCCTCCATAGCCTTTTTTAATATTACATCCGGGTATTTGTGATAATCTGATACTACTCTACCAACCTCCTGGTATGTTCGCATGTTTTTCTTGTCCATCCATTCAAGTATGATTTTTCTGTTTGCTAACTCTCTTTTTAGTTGTTCATCTGTCCAGTCGTTCTGTGTCTTAATAGCATTCATTATCTTGCTTGTCCCTGTGCTTTCAAACCTGTCATCTGTTTTTGAAACCCAGCTGAAAGGCTCCATGAATATAAGCTGGTTTGTATCAGGATCAAGTTTGATTACCTCTGTAACACTTGTCATCCTACGAGCGGTTTTACCACCGATTTCAACAGCATTCAAAAAAACTATGATATCAAGCGATGTGAGCAGTGCTCTTGGTAATGATATAGGCGGGTTTTCCAGTCTCTGTAT
The nucleotide sequence above comes from Candidatus Thermoplasmatota archaeon. Encoded proteins:
- a CDS encoding type II secretion system F family protein; amino-acid sequence: MKSTNYSRLCRRLFSRIFEKLNISKTSKNNLLERADISMVYQEYYSMVLMNILIGFISSFVPTLILYLLVPNQITSLLMLIISSITPILIGVYYIGMPSSKAKTRAKNIDRHLPYATNFINTMSVAGISPAEIFEALAAVDLYGEIQKEAKKITTEISMMGVDTITALKNAITISPSEKLKEFIQGMLGVIQSGSELGPYFDRCVEKYMLNDMVERKRNLESLAVMAEAFVVTVIAFPLFLVIIISVMGMTSSGGIDFRFLYILAFVILPMAYFGFYVMMKIGMGESV